TAAATTTCAGATGGGTAAAGGTTCTTTTAAGTATGCATGGGTTCTGGATAAGCTGAAGGCTGAACGGGAGCGTGGTATCACAATTGATATCTCCCTCTGGAAGTTTGAGACCAGCAAGTACTACGTCACAATCATTGATGCACCTGGACACAGAGACTTTATTAAGAACATGATCACTGGTACCTCCCAGGTCTGTGTAACTTCATGCATATAAATCTTACAGTAAAAGTCCTTGGTAAATAGGACTAAGTTTACATTTAAGAttatttaatgacttattttatcGGTGATCACAGGCGGACTGTGCCGTGCTCATTGTGGCAGCAGGTGTGGGTGAGTTTGAAGCTGGCATCTCAAAGAACGGTCAGACCCGAGAGCATGCCCTGCTGGCATATACGCTCGGTGTGAAGCAGCTGATTGTGGGTGTCAACAAGATGGACTCCACAGAACCTCATTACAGCCAGAAGCGCTATGAGGAAATTGTGAAGGAAGTCGGCGCCTACATCAAGAAGATTGGCTATAACCCTGACACTGTGGCCTTTGTGCCAATCTCTGGCTGGAATGGAGATAACATGCTTGAAGCTAGCCCAAATGTTAGTAAAATGCTGAGCAGGAATAGTTATTGAGCAAATCTCTACATGCAGATCTCAAAGATGTAACGGTCCTGTTTTCTATAGTATAGAAAATGTCTTAAGACTGGCTGGTATTGACATGTGCGCTTTTCACAGATGAGCTGGTTTAAGGGCTGGAAGATCAACCGCAAGGACGGGGGTGTCTCTGGAACAACTCTATTGGAGGCTCTGGATGCCATTCAGCCTCCAAGCCGGCCAACTGACAAACCACTGCGCCTCCCACTCCAGGATGTTTACAAGATTGGAGGTGAGGAAACACATTTGTCAGTCCAGACAGGCTTCTTCAAAAGCTAACATGCAAATTATAGCAGCTGATCTGTCTGCAATCAAAAATTTAAAAGAAAACTGAATTTGGAGAGCACTCAGGAAAATTAAGTATTCTCTTTCACAGGTATTGGAACAGTCCCAGTCGGTCGCGTTGAGACCGGTGTCCTGAAACCTGGCATGGTTGTGACCTTTGCCCCTGTGAATGTGACCACTGAGGTCAAGTCTGTAGAAATGCATCACGAAGCTTTATTGGAGGCTTTGCCTGGTGATAACGTGGGCTTTAATGTGAAAAACGTCTCTGTTAAGGATATCCGTCGTGGGAATGTCGCCGGTGATAGCAAGAATGACCCTCCACAGGAAGCTGCTAACTTCACTGCGCAGGTGAGCAGATGGCTCCATAACATTTCTGATTagtaaagtcttttgaaatacaaATTTTACAAAGGAGCTGATGATTGCCTCCCTGAGTTCTGGTAATGGTTTAAGTCAGTCCTCTTGAGGACTGAAAATGGGGCAAGCTAAGTTGGATCACCAAACTCCAACAGTCTTGTCTAGTGGGAGATGATCCCTTTTGGGTCACCAGGCTTTCCCCAATGTGTGGACATATGGTGCTCTGCCATGCTGTGCAACAGTGCCATGTCACTTgcacgccaaaaaaaaaaaatcagtaccataaattgaacaatgcagagtactttctgcaTGTAAATGTATCCtagtcccctctgaaaatgaggaACTATAGAAATGGGACAATATTGTAATATGtatagactatcctggtactcaacccagaagtgaaaataaaggggttTGCTGCATGGACTGACTGCCATTTGCAACCATGCATAAAATCATGTTCTAGATGGTGCTGTTGCATGACTTGACCAATTCTTTTCCTGGCATCCtagaattggaaaatgaagaggcatCCTAAGAAGTGCTTTCACTTTAAATCTAagtttgccccttgcatatttgacaaggtgaAAAACCAGCAAATTAATGTTTATCCAAATCAgatggtgcagtggttggcactctcccctcacagcaagaaggttctgggttcgagcccagtggctgacaggggcctatgtgtggagtctgcatgttctccctgtgtctgggtttgctccagtttttccccccacagtccagacattcaggttaggctaattggtggctctaaattgaccatgagcatgaatggttgtcagccctgtgatgacctggggagttgtccagggtgtaccctgcctctcacccataatcagctgggataggctccagcttgcctataaccctgcacaggataagtggttctgGATAATGAATGTATccaaatcagccctagatgccaccagcaTGTACCCTTTGAAATTTTCTAACTTCAAATTATTTCTTTGGGTGGGGGGAGCTGTTATGGGCTGGGCTCTGCATAAGTGGcacttttttgggggggc
The DNA window shown above is from Neoarius graeffei isolate fNeoGra1 chromosome 18, fNeoGra1.pri, whole genome shotgun sequence and carries:
- the eef1a1b gene encoding elongation factor 1-alpha 1b, with product MGKEKLHINIVVIGHVDSGKSTTTGHLIYKCGGIDKRTIEKFEKEAAEMGKGSFKYAWVLDKLKAERERGITIDISLWKFETSKYYVTIIDAPGHRDFIKNMITGTSQADCAVLIVAAGVGEFEAGISKNGQTREHALLAYTLGVKQLIVGVNKMDSTEPHYSQKRYEEIVKEVGAYIKKIGYNPDTVAFVPISGWNGDNMLEASPNMSWFKGWKINRKDGGVSGTTLLEALDAIQPPSRPTDKPLRLPLQDVYKIGGIGTVPVGRVETGVLKPGMVVTFAPVNVTTEVKSVEMHHEALLEALPGDNVGFNVKNVSVKDIRRGNVAGDSKNDPPQEAANFTAQVIILNHPGQISAGYAPVLDCHTAHIACKFAELKEKIDRRSGKKLEDNPKSLKSGDAAIVGMIPGKPMCVESFSAYPPLGRFAVRDMRQTVAVGVIKRVEKKAPTSGKVTKSAQKAQKSK